One segment of Takifugu rubripes chromosome 5, fTakRub1.2, whole genome shotgun sequence DNA contains the following:
- the mafk gene encoding transcription factor MafK produces MQGMTTHFKTSKALKIKREAGENAPVLSDDELVAMSVRELNQHLRGLTKEDVVRLKQRRRTLKNRGYAASCRIKRVTQKEELERQKIELQQEVDKLARENASMRLELDALRAKYEALQCFARTVTHGPLSPGKVATTSVITIVKSANHNNSSPAPFTAPS; encoded by the exons ATGCAGGGAATGACGACTCATTTCAAGACGAGCAAAGCTTTAAAG ATCAAGAGGGAAGCGGGCGAGAATGCCCCCGTGCTTAGCGACGACGAGCTGGTCGCCATGTCCGTGCGAGAGCTCAACCAGCACCTGCGCGGGCTGACCAAGGAGGACGTGGTGCGGCTGAAGCAGCGGCGGCGGACCCTGAAGAACCGGGGCTACGCCGCCAGCTGCCGCATCAAGCGTGTCACgcagaaggaggagctggagagacagaagatcgagctgcagcaggaggtggacaAGCTGGCCCGAGAGAACGCCAGCATGAGGCTGGAGCTCGACGCCCTGCGGGCCAAGTACGAGGCCCTGCAGTGCTTCGCCCGGACTGTGACTCATGGGCCCCTCTCGCCAGGCAAGGTGGCCACCACCAGCGTGATCACCATCGTCAAGTCTGCCAACcacaacaactccagccccGCCCCGTTTACAGCCCCGTCGTAG